One region of Priestia megaterium genomic DNA includes:
- a CDS encoding CPCC family cysteine-rich protein, with translation MKKYTCPCCGYQSLDSDGDYDICEICFWEDDPYQKLNANELGANSISLIEAQQNFTVYGACNKESLQHVRKPSVQDVKDFNWKPIISHE, from the coding sequence ATGAAAAAGTATACGTGCCCTTGCTGCGGTTATCAATCGTTAGACAGTGATGGTGACTATGATATTTGTGAGATATGTTTTTGGGAAGACGATCCGTATCAAAAGCTGAATGCCAATGAACTAGGAGCTAACTCTATTTCTTTAATAGAAGCTCAGCAAAATTTTACAGTTTATGGAGCATGTAATAAAGAAAGCTTACAGCACGTGAGAAAGCCTTCTGTTCAAGATGTAAAAGATTTTAACTGGAAACCTATTATAAGTCACGAATAG
- a CDS encoding poly-gamma-glutamate hydrolase family protein gives MKSYRLVSFSTLCICLFVLFISPFQDTSSASTDKYQNFKQLSQHESSASYKVTTKEAKSPVLIFAPHGGGIEGGTSEIAKELSKQNALYLFESLKSKGSRDLHLTSTHFDEPTARKMVSMYDNVLSLHGYSGNKKHIFVGGTDRERAKKLTQLLNQNGFPAELITKGHDEIAGINSKNIANKNRTGKSIQLEISQPLRSAMFHSFTSQGRDSSKTQTFYKFTNVLSTFVSTSY, from the coding sequence TTGAAAAGCTATCGTTTAGTAAGTTTCTCTACCTTATGTATCTGTCTATTCGTTTTATTCATTTCACCTTTTCAAGACACATCTAGTGCATCAACTGATAAATATCAAAATTTCAAGCAGCTCTCACAGCACGAGTCTTCAGCTAGCTATAAAGTGACGACTAAAGAAGCGAAAAGCCCTGTCCTTATCTTTGCTCCACACGGTGGAGGAATTGAAGGCGGGACAAGCGAAATTGCCAAAGAGCTTAGCAAACAAAATGCTCTTTACCTATTCGAATCGTTAAAATCGAAAGGCTCGCGAGATCTGCACCTCACAAGCACTCATTTTGATGAGCCCACAGCGCGTAAGATGGTAAGCATGTATGATAATGTTTTATCTCTTCACGGATATTCCGGGAATAAAAAACATATTTTTGTGGGGGGAACTGATCGGGAACGTGCAAAAAAATTAACGCAATTATTAAATCAAAATGGATTTCCCGCGGAACTGATTACAAAAGGGCACGATGAGATTGCAGGCATTAACTCTAAAAATATTGCAAATAAAAATCGTACCGGCAAAAGTATTCAATTAGAGATTAGCCAACCGCTGCGAAGTGCTATGTTTCATTCATTCACTTCACAAGGAAGAGATTCGTCTAAAACTCAAACTTTTTATAAGTTTACAAATGTGCTTTCTACATTTGTTTCCACTTCTTACTGA
- a CDS encoding Dps family protein — MNLENVLNQQIADFNVLYTKLHRFHWYVKGPQFFTLHEKFEEFYNETADYIDEYAERLLAIGGSPIATMKQFLQAATLSEDGNEQTSEEMVETLINDYTLLVKNLKNAVEKAEAAHDHVTADLFIGTIGNIEKHIWMLKAALPVKTSVHA; from the coding sequence ATGAATTTAGAAAACGTATTGAACCAACAAATTGCCGATTTTAACGTATTATATACAAAGCTACATCGCTTTCACTGGTATGTAAAAGGGCCTCAATTTTTTACGCTTCATGAAAAATTTGAAGAATTCTATAATGAGACGGCGGACTATATAGATGAATATGCAGAACGATTACTAGCCATTGGAGGAAGCCCAATTGCTACGATGAAGCAATTTTTACAAGCAGCTACTCTTTCTGAAGATGGGAATGAGCAAACGAGTGAAGAAATGGTAGAAACCTTAATTAATGACTATACGCTACTTGTTAAAAACCTAAAAAATGCAGTTGAAAAAGCTGAAGCAGCACATGATCACGTAACAGCTGACTTATTCATTGGAACAATTGGCAACATTGAAAAACATATTTGGATGCTAAAAGCTGCTTTACCTGTAAAAACATCCGTACATGCATAA
- a CDS encoding spore coat protein — translation MNNHELPTNMQTGAVPPQLNHGGHELFDVHETLAGSINVMDQFMMFRQYVKEQELLDIIDRQYQFILNEYNLIVEAFSTGQKPAGSTHVYNMKQSHTFVYGLKPSQPKKPNQSVEEINEKGISGHMLGLVKSQASLLTMTALEITNPVVRRIFGDSVPNWIEMAYEISLYQNKHHYYQVPQLAKEDMQQMITSFAKATASPQMPNNHKLH, via the coding sequence ATGAATAATCACGAACTTCCTACAAACATGCAAACTGGAGCTGTCCCCCCTCAATTGAACCATGGAGGGCATGAGCTATTTGACGTTCATGAAACACTTGCCGGCTCGATCAATGTAATGGATCAGTTTATGATGTTTAGGCAATATGTAAAAGAACAAGAGCTGCTTGATATTATTGATCGGCAATATCAGTTTATTTTAAATGAATATAATTTAATCGTAGAAGCTTTTTCTACTGGCCAAAAGCCGGCCGGTTCTACACATGTATATAACATGAAGCAGTCTCATACCTTTGTTTATGGCTTAAAGCCTTCGCAGCCTAAAAAGCCGAATCAGTCCGTTGAGGAAATTAATGAAAAAGGAATTTCAGGTCATATGCTGGGTCTAGTCAAGTCTCAAGCATCTCTTTTAACTATGACAGCTTTAGAAATAACTAATCCTGTTGTTCGCCGAATATTCGGAGACAGTGTTCCTAATTGGATTGAAATGGCTTATGAAATTTCTCTTTATCAAAACAAACATCATTATTATCAAGTGCCGCAGCTTGCAAAAGAAGATATGCAGCAAATGATCACAAGTTTCGCAAAAGCTACTGCCTCTCCTCAGATGCCTAATAACCATAAGCTGCATTAA
- a CDS encoding hemolysin family protein gives MIAVKLLLVAVLIALTAFFVATEFAIVKVRSSKINQLLEEGNKKAVSAKHVITHLDEYLSACQLGITITALGLGWLGEPTLDRLLHPLFTTFHTNEPLAGILSFVIAFVVITFLHVVLGELAPKTFAIQMAEQITLNFAKPIIVFYKLMYPFIKILNGSARMLTKIFGITMISENEAAHSEEELRILLSESFEGGEINQSEYRYMSKIFDFDDRLAKEVMVPRTEIVSASKDDVVEVFLQIANVEKYTRYPIVEDGDKDKIIGLVNIKEIYNDIVFNEKDGTNTLESYVKPIFKVIETVPIHDLLVKMQKERIQMAILFDEYGGTAGLVTVEDIIEEIVGEIRDEFDTDEIPYVQKIKDDHYILDGKMLISQVNDLLGTDISDEEVDTIAGWVLTEKFDVTKNDIIQHEQFYFKVLIIEDFHIKYIEVKKRKKKEKKDDHH, from the coding sequence ATGATCGCCGTAAAATTACTATTAGTCGCAGTTTTGATTGCATTAACTGCTTTTTTTGTAGCGACAGAATTCGCTATTGTAAAAGTAAGGAGTTCAAAAATCAACCAGCTTCTAGAAGAAGGAAACAAAAAAGCCGTATCTGCCAAACACGTTATTACGCATCTAGATGAATATCTATCGGCTTGTCAGCTTGGTATCACCATCACGGCTCTCGGGCTTGGTTGGCTTGGTGAACCGACGCTAGATCGGTTGCTTCATCCTCTTTTTACTACCTTCCATACGAACGAGCCGCTTGCTGGTATTTTATCTTTTGTCATTGCATTTGTTGTTATTACCTTTTTACATGTTGTCTTAGGAGAATTAGCTCCTAAAACGTTTGCTATTCAAATGGCTGAACAAATTACGCTGAACTTTGCAAAACCGATTATCGTGTTTTACAAACTTATGTATCCGTTCATTAAAATATTAAACGGCTCAGCTCGTATGTTGACCAAGATATTTGGTATAACGATGATTTCGGAAAATGAAGCTGCTCATAGTGAAGAAGAACTTCGCATTTTGTTATCTGAAAGCTTTGAAGGCGGTGAAATTAATCAGTCCGAATATCGATATATGAGCAAAATTTTTGATTTTGATGACCGTTTAGCTAAAGAAGTAATGGTCCCACGAACGGAAATTGTAAGTGCTTCTAAAGATGACGTGGTAGAGGTTTTTTTGCAAATTGCAAATGTCGAAAAATATACCCGCTATCCAATTGTTGAAGATGGGGATAAAGATAAGATAATTGGTCTCGTTAATATTAAAGAAATTTATAATGATATTGTATTTAACGAAAAAGACGGAACTAATACGTTAGAATCATATGTCAAGCCTATTTTTAAAGTGATTGAAACCGTACCTATTCATGACTTGCTTGTAAAGATGCAAAAAGAACGCATTCAAATGGCTATTCTTTTTGATGAGTATGGTGGAACGGCGGGGCTTGTGACAGTAGAAGACATTATTGAAGAAATTGTGGGAGAAATTCGAGATGAGTTTGACACGGACGAAATTCCTTATGTACAAAAAATTAAAGACGATCATTACATTCTTGACGGAAAAATGCTCATTAGTCAAGTAAATGATTTACTTGGTACGGATATTAGCGACGAAGAAGTAGATACCATTGCCGGATGGGTGTTAACCGAAAAGTTTGATGTGACCAAAAATGATATCATTCAGCATGAGCAATTTTACTTTAAAGTTTTGATTATAGAAGATTTTCACATTAAGTATATAGAAGTAAAAAAAAGAAAGAAGAAAGAAAAAAAGGATGATCATCATTAA
- a CDS encoding sporulation protein, with protein MFKKMFAKMGVGAAKVDLRLNETAYTLGHVIEGAIFIQGGNVQQHINLIDVEFWLEVQMKSGQMHTHRVESLRAASAFTINEGEKKEIPFTYHLPLDLPISASNVSYFFKTHLDIEGGVDSTDRDPVRIKAPESLYQLVEGFETLGFREKRHSGKFNGYKQEFAFFPTDFLKGYVNEVEFEVAIEREGIRMLLELDLPSFGREREIKNELFFTNDELSHPSTIARLLEEAMEEMMENPRDYEYYKPSHYDQHSHHPRMSGLGGAMGGFAAGMLGGLLIENLIDDMFEDSALGEIGEDIEEAGEDLLDGDFFDGGDDW; from the coding sequence ATGTTTAAAAAAATGTTTGCTAAAATGGGAGTTGGAGCTGCCAAAGTAGATTTACGATTAAATGAAACAGCCTATACGCTCGGTCATGTCATTGAAGGAGCTATTTTCATCCAAGGCGGAAACGTTCAGCAACATATTAATTTAATTGATGTTGAATTTTGGCTTGAAGTTCAAATGAAAAGCGGTCAAATGCATACACATCGTGTGGAAAGCCTGCGCGCAGCTTCTGCATTTACAATTAATGAAGGTGAGAAAAAGGAAATTCCATTTACATATCATTTACCTTTGGATCTTCCAATCTCTGCGAGCAACGTTAGCTATTTCTTTAAGACACACTTAGATATTGAAGGGGGAGTTGACTCAACAGACCGGGACCCTGTGCGCATTAAAGCTCCAGAAAGCTTATATCAGCTAGTAGAGGGCTTTGAAACACTTGGGTTTAGAGAAAAACGTCATTCAGGAAAATTTAACGGATACAAACAAGAATTTGCATTTTTTCCTACAGACTTCTTAAAGGGATATGTAAATGAAGTTGAGTTTGAGGTAGCCATTGAACGAGAAGGTATCCGAATGCTATTGGAGCTAGATTTGCCTTCTTTCGGCCGGGAGAGGGAAATAAAAAACGAACTCTTTTTTACAAATGATGAACTAAGCCATCCATCCACTATCGCTCGTTTGCTGGAAGAAGCGATGGAAGAGATGATGGAAAATCCTCGAGACTATGAATACTATAAGCCTTCTCACTATGATCAGCATTCACATCATCCACGTATGAGCGGGTTAGGAGGAGCAATGGGAGGCTTTGCAGCCGGTATGTTAGGCGGGCTGCTCATTGAGAATTTGATCGATGATATGTTTGAAGACTCGGCGCTTGGTGAAATTGGAGAAGATATTGAAGAAGCCGGGGAGGATCTGTTGGATGGAGACTTTTTTGATGGAGGAGACGATTGGTAA
- a CDS encoding CBS domain-containing protein produces MNIAFFLVPKSDVVTLNIQSTLRQALEKMEYHRYSTVPLVDDDGKYVGVLTEGDLLWKLKSLGDYRFQDTENIKLTEIDRYQDYNPVAIYDEVQNILSKAIDQNFVPVTDDQGVFIGIVRRREILEFYAESASKVKNQI; encoded by the coding sequence ATGAATATTGCATTTTTCTTAGTACCAAAAAGTGATGTTGTAACACTAAATATTCAATCCACATTAAGACAGGCTCTTGAAAAAATGGAGTATCATCGCTATTCTACAGTTCCGCTGGTTGACGATGATGGTAAATATGTAGGCGTTCTTACTGAAGGAGATCTTCTTTGGAAGTTAAAAAGCCTAGGAGACTATCGCTTTCAAGATACGGAAAATATTAAATTAACAGAGATTGACCGCTATCAAGATTATAACCCAGTTGCTATATATGATGAAGTTCAAAACATCCTTTCAAAAGCAATTGACCAAAATTTTGTTCCTGTAACGGATGATCAAGGTGTATTTATTGGAATTGTGAGAAGAAGAGAAATTCTGGAGTTTTATGCAGAAAGCGCAAGTAAAGTGAAAAATCAAATATAA
- a CDS encoding extracellular catalytic domain type 1 short-chain-length polyhydroxyalkanoate depolymerase, producing the protein MLGSLPNVINTSTLVSSSEQQEASSESFKTYTHKGKKFKVYLPKSYHILKSYPLMVMLHGCTQNADDFAIGTQMNELADEKEFIVVYPQQSSNSNMNKCWNWFEPLHQIRGFGEPAIIAGIVKKVQNMHFIQKNKVFIAGLSAGGAMSIVMGVTYPELFAGIGVSAGIEYQAALNVFNAYSVMASKGPSPVKQGRIAYQQMGKRAKPLPLIVFHGNADSTVNVANADQVVHQWITTNNLAYNGRIDGWIQDSPVKTREEKILFGRDYTTYRYESSKGELAIDKYIINGMGHAWSGGNSAGSYTDPKGPNASRIMWDFFMSQKV; encoded by the coding sequence ATGTTGGGTTCACTACCTAATGTTATAAATACGTCAACGCTTGTGTCTTCAAGTGAACAACAAGAAGCGTCATCTGAATCATTTAAAACATATACTCATAAAGGAAAAAAATTCAAGGTCTATTTACCTAAATCTTATCATATTTTAAAATCTTACCCACTAATGGTTATGCTGCATGGATGTACACAAAATGCAGATGATTTTGCGATAGGCACGCAAATGAATGAGCTCGCCGATGAAAAGGAATTTATTGTCGTATACCCACAGCAGTCTTCTAACTCAAATATGAATAAATGCTGGAACTGGTTTGAACCGCTCCATCAAATTAGAGGGTTTGGCGAACCAGCTATTATCGCAGGAATTGTAAAAAAAGTCCAAAACATGCACTTTATTCAGAAAAATAAAGTGTTTATTGCCGGTCTGTCGGCAGGAGGAGCAATGAGCATCGTTATGGGGGTAACGTATCCAGAACTATTTGCTGGAATAGGTGTGTCAGCAGGTATCGAATATCAGGCGGCTCTTAACGTATTTAATGCGTATTCTGTCATGGCCAGTAAAGGTCCTTCCCCCGTTAAACAAGGGAGAATTGCTTATCAACAAATGGGAAAACGGGCAAAGCCACTGCCGCTCATTGTATTTCATGGTAACGCTGATTCTACGGTAAATGTAGCCAATGCAGATCAAGTGGTTCACCAGTGGATTACAACGAATAATCTTGCTTATAACGGAAGAATAGATGGATGGATTCAAGATAGCCCGGTTAAAACGAGAGAAGAAAAAATTCTCTTTGGACGTGATTATACCACATATCGCTACGAAAGCAGTAAGGGAGAATTGGCTATTGATAAATATATTATCAATGGAATGGGGCATGCATGGTCCGGAGGGAATTCAGCGGGCAGCTATACAGACCCTAAAGGCCCCAACGCTAGCCGAATCATGTGGGACTTTTTCATGAGTCAAAAAGTATAA
- a CDS encoding FAD-dependent oxidoreductase — protein sequence MANIPKDTEPYWRDHLKFPTYPSLSENRKVDVVVVGGGISGITTAYLLQKEGLNVALIEADNILNGTTGHTTAKITAQHDVIYDELLSHIGEEKTLLYYKANEQALQFMKNLIQTENIDCDFSVQDAYLYGETLEFDHRVRKEFRAYQRLHIPCEFATELPFSFDIRAAAIMKDQAQFHPLKYLLHLVKKFTESGGLIFENTVATDVEESTSPTVVTRDGHRISCKYVVACSHFPFYDGAGFYYTRMYAKRSYVLAAKVEQAYPGGMYLSADQPTHSLRSTKVDGEELILIGGEGHKAGQGINTMFHYESLQRFAEENFTVQHFRYKWSAQDLFTLDKIPYIGPLKESKPNIFIATGFKKWGMTHSTIAAHIIRDAITGKDNPYAELYNPSRFYADPSLKHFFRQNLDVAEHFITGKFSMPEKGLDQLQNDEGSVVYVNSKRTGAYKDPQGKLHCVDTTCTHLGCEVNWNAGDRTWDCPCHGSRFSYDGSVVEGPAKKPLTPVDVNSSDKKSTP from the coding sequence TTGGCAAATATCCCAAAGGATACTGAGCCCTACTGGCGCGATCATTTAAAGTTTCCAACATACCCATCTCTTTCAGAAAATCGAAAAGTTGATGTTGTAGTAGTAGGAGGCGGTATTAGCGGTATTACAACGGCTTATTTATTACAAAAAGAAGGACTGAACGTGGCGTTAATTGAAGCTGATAATATTTTAAATGGTACAACCGGTCACACAACAGCAAAGATTACAGCTCAGCATGACGTTATCTACGATGAACTGCTTTCACACATTGGCGAAGAAAAAACGCTGCTGTATTATAAAGCAAACGAACAAGCTCTGCAGTTTATGAAAAACTTAATTCAAACGGAAAACATTGACTGTGATTTTTCAGTACAAGATGCTTACTTATACGGAGAAACGCTGGAGTTTGACCATCGAGTTCGTAAAGAATTTCGAGCCTATCAGCGATTACATATTCCATGTGAATTTGCAACAGAGCTTCCTTTTAGTTTTGATATTAGAGCAGCAGCTATTATGAAAGATCAAGCTCAGTTTCATCCGTTAAAATATCTGCTTCATTTAGTAAAAAAATTCACAGAAAGCGGCGGATTGATTTTTGAAAACACCGTAGCAACGGATGTAGAAGAAAGCACATCGCCCACCGTTGTCACAAGAGACGGACATCGCATTTCTTGCAAATATGTAGTGGCGTGTTCACACTTTCCATTTTATGATGGAGCGGGCTTTTACTATACGCGTATGTATGCCAAACGTTCGTATGTGTTAGCAGCAAAAGTTGAACAAGCTTACCCTGGAGGCATGTATTTAAGTGCTGATCAGCCTACTCATTCGCTGCGTTCAACAAAAGTTGACGGAGAAGAACTCATCTTAATTGGCGGAGAAGGCCACAAAGCTGGACAAGGAATTAATACTATGTTTCACTATGAGTCCCTTCAGAGGTTCGCCGAAGAAAATTTTACTGTCCAACATTTTCGTTATAAATGGTCTGCACAAGATTTATTTACGCTTGATAAAATTCCATATATCGGGCCCCTTAAAGAAAGCAAGCCAAATATCTTTATTGCTACCGGATTTAAAAAATGGGGCATGACTCATAGCACCATTGCAGCACATATTATCCGAGATGCAATAACCGGGAAAGACAACCCATATGCAGAGTTGTATAATCCGTCTCGTTTTTATGCGGACCCTAGCCTTAAGCATTTCTTTCGTCAAAATCTTGATGTGGCTGAACACTTTATTACCGGTAAGTTTTCAATGCCTGAAAAAGGACTCGATCAGCTTCAAAATGATGAAGGGTCGGTCGTATATGTAAACAGCAAACGTACGGGGGCGTATAAAGATCCTCAAGGGAAGCTTCACTGCGTCGATACTACATGCACGCACTTAGGATGTGAAGTAAATTGGAACGCCGGTGACCGCACGTGGGACTGTCCTTGTCACGGTTCTCGTTTTTCTTACGACGGATCTGTGGTAGAAGGCCCTGCTAAAAAGCCGCTTACACCAGTGGATGTCAATTCAAGCGATAAAAAAAGCACGCCGTAG
- the aroA gene encoding 3-phosphoshikimate 1-carboxyvinyltransferase, which translates to MTVKALRGTIQIPGDKSISHRSVMFGSIAEGTTTINGFLPGDDCLSTISCFQKLGVDIQMIDEQSVVVKGKGIQALKEPSDILDVGNSGTTIRLMMGILANTPFHSTLIGDESIAKRPMKRVTGPLRDMNIHLDGRKDANFTPLVIRGGKAKGIHYTSPVASAQVKSAILLAGLQAEGTTSVTEPAKSRDHTERMLEAFGVKVKEEGLTVSIEGGQTLRGTHVEVPGDISSAAFFLVAGAIIANSRIKIQKVGMNPTRTGILEVLSNMGASIETVKETKETAEPYADLVVEASHLKGTEVGGDLIPRLIDEIPIIALAATQAEGITVIKDAAELKVKETNRIDTVVNELTKMGANIEATEDGMIIHGGTKLHGANVNSHGDHRIGMMLAVASCIAEGETIIENRDAVSVSYPQFFAHLESLQQ; encoded by the coding sequence GTGACAGTAAAAGCTTTACGAGGAACGATTCAAATTCCAGGAGATAAATCCATTTCTCACCGTTCCGTCATGTTTGGTTCAATTGCAGAAGGAACAACAACAATTAACGGATTTTTGCCGGGAGATGATTGCCTTAGCACCATTTCCTGCTTTCAAAAACTAGGTGTAGATATTCAAATGATTGATGAACAAAGCGTCGTGGTAAAAGGAAAAGGTATACAAGCGCTAAAAGAGCCATCTGATATTTTAGATGTCGGAAATTCGGGCACCACGATTCGCCTCATGATGGGGATTTTAGCAAATACACCCTTTCATTCAACGTTAATTGGAGACGAATCTATTGCCAAACGCCCTATGAAGCGTGTGACTGGTCCGCTTCGTGATATGAATATTCATTTAGACGGCCGAAAAGACGCTAATTTTACACCGCTTGTTATTCGAGGTGGGAAAGCAAAAGGTATACACTATACATCTCCTGTTGCAAGCGCACAAGTAAAATCAGCTATTTTACTTGCTGGACTGCAGGCGGAAGGAACAACTTCTGTAACGGAACCGGCGAAATCGCGTGATCATACAGAACGTATGCTAGAGGCGTTTGGAGTTAAAGTGAAAGAAGAAGGATTAACCGTTTCAATTGAAGGCGGTCAAACGTTAAGAGGAACGCATGTAGAAGTGCCTGGTGATATTTCGTCAGCTGCATTCTTTTTAGTAGCGGGGGCTATTATTGCAAACAGTCGCATTAAAATTCAAAAAGTTGGGATGAATCCGACTCGAACGGGTATTTTAGAGGTGCTTTCAAATATGGGGGCTTCGATCGAGACAGTCAAAGAAACAAAAGAAACGGCGGAACCCTATGCAGATTTAGTTGTAGAAGCTTCTCACTTAAAAGGTACGGAAGTAGGCGGAGACTTAATTCCGCGTCTAATTGACGAAATCCCAATTATTGCACTAGCTGCCACACAGGCAGAAGGGATTACCGTTATTAAAGATGCTGCAGAGTTAAAAGTCAAAGAAACAAACCGTATTGATACGGTAGTGAATGAGTTAACCAAAATGGGAGCTAACATTGAAGCAACGGAAGATGGAATGATTATTCACGGAGGTACAAAACTTCATGGAGCAAATGTAAACAGCCACGGAGATCACCGTATCGGTATGATGCTTGCTGTTGCCTCTTGTATTGCAGAAGGGGAAACAATTATTGAAAATCGTGACGCGGTATCCGTTTCGTACCCGCAGTTTTTTGCTCACTTAGAGTCTTTACAGCAGTAA
- a CDS encoding prephenate dehydrogenase translates to MKTRVLLIGVGLIGGSLALAMKKHRHVTVVGADINTNEVQVANQLGIIDYVAEDIKTEAAQADYIVLATPVEYTTAWIHDLSTWKLKETVIVTDVGSTKGEIMKAAQALNKKRISFIGGHPMAGSHTSGAVNARADLFCSARYILTPFENEQKEKIDALMHLLEPTSAQFVPLDAATHDQITGVVSHLPHVIATSLVRQVKGYSANNHLVTEMAAGGFRDITRIASSNPHMWRDILKQNRSMLLTLLDDWMKEMEQVKLLVEKGDGHELFDYFSDAKEFRDSLHA, encoded by the coding sequence GTGAAAACACGTGTATTACTTATTGGCGTTGGCCTTATTGGAGGATCATTAGCGCTAGCTATGAAGAAGCATCGTCACGTAACAGTCGTTGGAGCTGATATCAACACAAATGAAGTACAAGTAGCCAACCAGCTAGGTATCATTGATTATGTAGCTGAAGATATAAAAACAGAAGCAGCCCAAGCAGATTATATCGTGCTTGCTACTCCAGTAGAGTATACGACAGCATGGATACACGACCTTTCTACTTGGAAGCTTAAAGAAACGGTTATCGTAACGGATGTCGGAAGTACAAAAGGTGAAATTATGAAAGCAGCCCAAGCGCTGAATAAAAAACGTATTTCATTTATTGGGGGGCATCCGATGGCTGGTTCTCATACGAGCGGTGCAGTCAATGCACGAGCGGATTTATTTTGTTCGGCGCGCTATATTTTAACGCCGTTTGAAAATGAGCAAAAAGAAAAAATAGATGCGCTTATGCATTTGCTAGAGCCTACAAGTGCACAATTTGTACCGCTTGATGCAGCTACTCATGACCAAATCACCGGAGTTGTCAGTCATTTACCACATGTGATTGCAACCAGTCTAGTAAGACAAGTCAAAGGCTATTCAGCAAATAATCATCTTGTTACAGAAATGGCGGCAGGCGGTTTTCGAGATATTACGAGAATTGCTTCAAGCAACCCTCATATGTGGAGAGACATATTAAAGCAAAACCGTTCTATGCTTTTAACATTGCTAGATGACTGGATGAAAGAAATGGAACAAGTAAAACTATTAGTAGAAAAAGGTGACGGACACGAGTTATTTGATTACTTTTCAGATGCTAAAGAATTTCGTGATTCGCTTCACGCATAA
- the aroC gene encoding chorismate synthase produces MRYLTAGESHGPQLTAIIEGVPAGLELTAEHINEDLARRQKGHGRGRRMQIEKDQVQIKGGVRHGETLGSPIALVVENKDFTHWRNIMGADPVDHDEEVKRQITKPRPGHADLNGAIKYGHRDMRNVLERSSARETTVRVATGAVAKQVLKAVGVNIACHVLEIGGVKAEKTAYESLTELQEKTEASPVRCLDEEAGQKMMKAIDDAKENGDSIGGVVEVVVEGMPTAVGSYVHYDRKLDSKLAAAIMSINAFKGVEIGVGFEAARRPGSEVHDEILWDEQNGYTRKTNNAGGLEGGMTTGMPIVVRGVMKPIPTLYKPLQSIDIDTKEAFAASIERSDSCAVPAAAVVAESVIAWELASAIIDQFGADRIQLIQENVKKHEEYAKQF; encoded by the coding sequence ATGAGATATTTAACAGCAGGAGAATCGCACGGACCTCAATTAACAGCGATTATTGAAGGAGTACCAGCAGGACTTGAGTTAACAGCCGAACATATTAATGAAGACTTAGCAAGAAGACAAAAGGGACATGGGCGCGGACGCCGCATGCAGATTGAAAAAGACCAAGTTCAGATTAAAGGCGGTGTTCGCCACGGTGAGACGCTTGGTTCACCAATTGCTTTAGTCGTTGAAAACAAAGATTTTACGCACTGGAGAAATATTATGGGTGCTGATCCAGTTGATCATGATGAAGAAGTAAAGAGACAAATTACAAAACCTCGTCCAGGTCACGCGGATTTAAATGGAGCGATTAAATACGGCCACAGAGATATGCGAAACGTATTAGAACGTTCATCTGCTCGTGAAACGACGGTACGAGTAGCCACAGGCGCAGTTGCCAAACAAGTATTAAAAGCTGTAGGTGTAAATATTGCATGTCACGTACTTGAAATCGGCGGTGTGAAAGCTGAAAAAACGGCATATGAGTCGCTAACAGAACTTCAGGAAAAAACTGAAGCGTCACCTGTTCGCTGCTTAGATGAAGAAGCGGGACAGAAAATGATGAAAGCAATCGATGATGCAAAAGAAAATGGAGACAGCATTGGTGGCGTAGTGGAAGTAGTAGTAGAAGGAATGCCTACTGCAGTAGGCAGTTACGTGCACTATGATCGTAAGTTAGATTCAAAGCTAGCTGCTGCTATTATGAGCATTAACGCGTTTAAAGGCGTTGAAATCGGCGTAGGCTTTGAAGCAGCTCGCAGACCGGGAAGTGAAGTCCATGATGAAATTCTATGGGATGAACAAAACGGCTATACGCGTAAAACGAATAATGCAGGAGGTTTAGAAGGAGGCATGACAACAGGGATGCCGATTGTGGTGCGAGGCGTCATGAAACCTATTCCTACCTTATACAAGCCGCTGCAAAGTATAGATATTGATACAAAAGAGGCGTTTGCTGCAAGTATTGAACGATCAGACAGCTGTGCAGTACCGGCGGCGGCGGTTGTAGCAGAATCAGTGATTGCTTGGGAACTAGCATCTGCTATTATCGATCAATTTGGGGCAGATCGAATTCAGTTAATTCAAGAAAATGTAAAAAAACACGAAGAATACGCAAAGCAATTTTAA